The genomic stretch CTGAGACTAACTCGAACTGATCCATTTTTGATGAAAGCCTCCAATCCCGTAATAGTTGTATTAACATTGTACCATATTTTATCATTAATTAAACAAAAATACGAACTTATATTCGTTTTTTTAGCAAATCCCCATTACTTAAAAGAAAGAAAATAACAGGGCACTTTTCGAAAGAATCTTTCGTAAACCTTTTTACTATTATCACCAAATTGGCCCCATAAGAAGTGGCTTTATATGTTAGCCATCACTTTACAGAAAAAAAGATGCTACGAAACTTTAGTTGTGTACATGTATATTTCCTAAATTGATAAATAATTGTTGCCCAGTTTATTCATTACTGGGAGGATTATTGACTATTTTTACTAACAATAGACAATAAAAGAGGTTTTATTTGAATCTAACAAATCTATACTTCTTTATATGTTAGTACGAAACAACATTTTTTATTGATAAAGGGTTGAAATGAATGAAAATGAAATTAACATGAAAATGGATAGCTACGTGGTTTATACTTGTGGTAAAGCGCATATTTTTTATAGAAGAATGGTAATATGTCATGTGGCGTTTTATAGAAAACTTAGTAATTACAGGGAAATCGAATAAATAAATTGTAACTCACACCTAAGAAAAAGCTTCATTTTCTCATTAAATATACAGTATATATTGAAAAGTGATAAACAGTGGCAATTACAGCTTTTTTGAGCTACACCTTGCTTATACATAAATACTCCTTTGTTGAAGGTTGGGGATAATTATGGTCTCATCTCTACAATAGGATCTATTTTTATTTCCGCAAAAGTACTGACTTATTACTGAATTTAGTCTAAATCAATACGCGTTTTACAAAGCTATAGGGTCTGACCCTAACTGCTCCAACTCATAAACGCAGCAGGTGTCAGACCCCTTATTTTTCTAGCATAATTGTTAAGCTGATGAGTGTCACGAGGATTGTGGCGCCCATGTCTGCTAGAATGGCAATCCATAAAGTAAGCCAGCCAGGGATTGTTAATAAGAGCGCAATGACTTTTAATCCTAGTGCTAAAGTGATATTGAGTTTGATCGTTCTATTCACCTTTTTCGCAATGGATACAGCGCTTGGTAGTTTACCTAGATGGTCTTGCATTAAAACAATATCAGCCGTTTCAATCGCACTATCTGTTCCTTTTCCCATCGCTATGCCTAGATCAGCGATCGCTAGAGCAGGTGCATCATTTATACCATCACCAATCATCGCTACTTTTCCATGGTCATGTATATTTCTTATTTTATCGACTTTTTCCTCTGGAAGAAGGTTTGCATAAAAATCTGTTACGCCTACTATGCCTGCTACCTTTTCTGCTGTTTTTCCGTGATCCCCTGTAAGCATAATGGTATGTTTTATACCCTTTTTGTGAAGCTCTTTCATAACATGTTTACTTTCCTCACGTATTTCGTCAGATATACCAAAGATTCCTAATACATGCTGTTGATCAGCGACGATAACTAGTGTGAGCCCTTCGCTCTTTAGGCGATCAATATCTAACTGTATTTTTTCATCAAAGTGTATGTGAGGCATGCTTTTTTCATTACCGACAAAATAAGTTTTGTCACTAATTTTCGCAATGACACCACGTCCAGTTGCCGTTTCTATATCATCTGCCTCACCGTAAGCTATTTCTTTTTCTGCTACCTTTTTCATGATCGCCTTTGCTAATGGATGTGAAGATTTACTTTCAACAGCTCCCGCAATGTTTAACAAATTGTTATCATACTCGATAATTGTTTCTACGTGAGGTTGTCCTTTTGTTAACGTACCTGTTTTATCAAATGCGATGGATTCAATTTTCCCCAACTGCTCTAGGAAAACACCACCTTTTACGAGAATACCGTTCCGTGCATTGCGTGTAATCCCAGATACTATCGCAATTGGTGAAGATAATATTAAAGCACAAGGGCAGCCTACGATTAATACAGCTAAACCTTGATAAAGCCATGGTCCCCAAGCATCCCCGAATAACAATGGGGGTACAAGCATAACAAGTAAAGAAATGATCATGATAATTGGTGTATAGTACTTAGCAAATTTGTTAATAAACTGCTCAGTTGGTGTCTTCGTTTCCTGTGCTTCTTGCACAAGGTGTAAGATTTGGGCCAAGGATGAATCCTCATATGCTTTTAAAATCTTCACCTTAAGGACACCTTCATTATTAATGCTGCCACCAAACACATTGGTGCTTGCTTCTTTTTCTACTGGTAATGATTCACCAGTAATCGCTGCTTCATTTACCGAGCTTTTCCCATCAATTACTACACCATCAGAAGGTATTTTTGCCCCAGACTTCACTAGAACGATATCACCTTCTGTTAAATTTGAAATAGGAACGACTTGTTCAACACCATTCTTAATTAATATTGCATCTTTTGGCGCAACTTGTAGTAATTTCTCCATTGATTTTCTGGCCTTTTCCATACCGAGACCTTCAAGGTATTCATTTAAACCGAACAAGATGGCAACAATTGTCGCTTCCTTCCATTCACCGATTGAAATTGCTCCAATTAAAGCGATCGTCATTAACGTATCAATATTGAATTTAAAACGAGCCAAATTTTTAGCACCTTTTAAAAATGTTTGATATCCGCTGATGACAATTGCCACAAGATATAACGAAACAGCTAGTAGAGTTGGTATTGATGATTCAAATAAAATAGTTAACAAAAATAATGTCGTAGAAATCCCTAAGTATACCTTTATTTTATTTGTGTTATGGGAATGGGCATGTGAATGATCATGATCTTGAGTCGTTATAAGGGCTGCACCATCACTAGCAAGAATTTTTTTAACTTTGTTGAGGTCGATGCTTTCATCAACCTTTAGCTTAGACGAGTTGTATAATAAGGCAGCTGATTCACCATGATCTAGCCCTTTAATCTGCTTTTCCATATCAGCTGCACAATTCGCGCAGCTCAAACCTTCAATTTTGTACTCTTTCATTGTCTAGCTCCTTTTTACTATTCTAATGATGTAGAGCATGGTTTATAGTTTGTTCAAGAATATCCATTACATGTTCATCGTCTTGAGAATAGAATAAAGTTGTGCCTGCCCTTCTGTATTTCACTAATCGTAAATTTTTTAAAAAGCGTAGCTGATGAGATACAGTTGATTGCAGTAAGCCTAATTTATCAGCAATTTCATTTACTGAGCATTCTTGAGCCGATAACAAATGGAGAATTCGAATTCTTGTAGGATCAGATAATGCTTTGAACGTTTGAGAAACGATAAATAACGTTTCTTCATCTAATTCCTCATAAGCTGTTTTTATATCAATGTGATTTTTTTTGTCAGTCATTCAATATCACACCTTTTCTATAATATTTATATGTACATATGTTCATATTGACAATAATTTGATTTAAAACTACCATAGCTTTCTTATAATCGTCAATAAAATTCTTGCAATTAATCATATAAAGTTGGCAATTGGGCACTTACTACATATGATGTAACTAAAAGTTGATCGAGGGAAACATATTAAGTTTCACCCCTACATTTAGGCCAGGGGGGAATATTCATGAGGACATCCAATAAAACAAATGAATGATACCATTTTACTTCTGGAGATGCAGTGAAAATTGAGAGGTTACATATCTCTGGAGCAATGAGAAGAAGATTACTAGACTTGGGCTTCGTTCCTGGAGCGATCGTAAAAGTCCTACACAGCGTAGCCCTTTCGTGATCCAATTGCATTTGCGGTCAGTGACACTAAGAAAAGAAAAAAGCTCTAAAATTTATGCTACAAAAATAGAAGAGGAATCACATTGAGTACATTTACGATTGCGCTCGCAGGGAACCCCAATACCGGAGAAAGCACGTTATTTAATACTCTTACTTGCTTACGTCAACAAACTGGTAACTGGCCAGGAAAAACGGTATTGCGAGCTGAAGGAGATTTTGAATATCAAGAAAACCAATTTAAAGTGATAGATTTACCAGGAACATACTCATTATACTCAAATTCATCCGACGAAGAAGTAGCAAGGAATTATATATTATTTGAAAAGCCAGATGTTACAGTCGTTGTTATAGACGCAACTGCGCTAAAAAGAAATTTAAATTTAGCGCTACAAATTATGGAGATGACAGACCGAGTAATTGTCTGTGTCAATTTAATTGATGAAGCTAAGAGAAAAGGAATTCATATTAATGAAGAAAAACTAGCTAAAACTCTTGGCGTTCCTGTAGTAAAAATCTCTGCCAGAAACAAAACAGGAATTAATACTCTGTTAGATCAAATAAATAAAATGTGCCTTGGACAAATAGAAACTAAACCATACCAAATTTAATATAACGATGAATTGGAGGAGGAGATTAATAACCTCATTCCAAAAATTCAAAATGTGCTTGGCACTCACTTACCTTTGAGATGGATTGCACTGCGTATTTTAGATGGAGATACGAGCTTAATAGAAGAACTTAAGCTTCATTTATCAGGAAAAAAGGAGGTTCAACACCTTGCAGAGTCAAATTCAGTTCAACCAGGATGCCATTGATCAATTATTTGCTCAAGGATCAGTAAGCTCTTCTGACGATAGAACGAGAGATCAAATTGTTTCTAAAATTTATGAAACATCAAATGCCATTACATCAGATGTTTTGACGTTCGATCAGCAAGATAGATTTCAAAGATCTGAAAAGATAGATAAAATTCTCACTTCTCCTATTTGGGGCTTCCCGATTATGCTAGCAATTTTAGGGCTCATATTTTATCTAACAATCGCAGGCGCGAACGTCCCATCTTCTATGCTAGCCACATTTTTTGGCACCATCGAAGGTTACATTACGGCTGCATTTAATGCGGTAAATGCACCAGATTGGTTACATGGGGTCTTAGTATTAGGACTATATAGAGGGACATCTTGGGTCATAAGCGTCATGCTACCACCAATGGCGATTTTCTTCCCTGTCTTTGCTTTACTAGAAAACTATGGGTATTTGCCTCGTGTAGCATTTAATATGGATCGGTTATTCAAGCGTGCAGGCGCACATGGAAAACAGTCGTTAACGATGGCGATGGGCTTTGGATGTAACGCCGCGGCAATCATGTCGACTAGAATTATAGAATCTCCACGGGAGAGAATGCTAGCCATTCTTACAAATAACTTTGTACCTTGTAATGGACGCTGGCCAACAATTATTTTAATGGCTTCATTGTTTATGGCTGCAAGCTACACTGGAGGTACTGCCACACTTGTTACAGCAGCAACTGTTATGGGCATCGTCTTATTTGGTATCGTTGTAACATTATCAGTATCGTGGGTGTTATCTAAAACGGCTTTAAAAGGTGTTCCAACTCACTACACGTTAGAGCTGCCACCTTATCGTAAGCCACAATTTTGGAATACGATTGTAAGAGCTACGCTTGATAAATCTGTATTTGTGTTGAAACGAGCAATTATTATCGCTGCACCAGCAGGTGTACTCACATGGGTCTTTGCAAACATTTACATTGGGGATACGAGCATCTTAATGTATGTAGTCAATTTCTTAGATCCATTTGCACAGCTGCTCGGTCTTGACGGCTTTATCTTAATGGCATTTATTTTAGGGTTACCAGCAAATGAAATTGTCTTGCCAATTTTATTAATGGGATATTTATCTACAGGTGCTATGCTAGAGGTAGAAGATTTAAATTCTTTAAAGAATATCTTCATCGATAACGGATGGACTTGGTTAACAGCCCTTAATGTCATGCTGTTCTCATTGCTCCATTATCCTTGTGGAACAACATTAGTAAATATATATAAAGAAACTAAAAGTGCAAAATGGACATTTTTATCATTTCTCATTCCTACACTGATTGCTGTGGGTGTAACATTTATTATCGCACAAGTCGTAAGAGGTCTAGGCCTAGTATAACAGGTCTAACCCCCATCACTTTTAAAGTGTAAAAGTGATGGGGTTCTTTTTAACCTTTGTTATCAAATTAGTACTAAAAAAGTGATTTATTATGTTAGTCATCGTTGTACAATAGAAAAGATGCAACGAACGCTAGGTTTAGACATGCTTATATGTAAGAATAAAAGCAACAATTAATGCGAAAAAGACCATGCTCACTTTTTTATCATTGAGACTTAGATACAACTGTATATATCATACATAAATTGAGTTTTCATACTACCAAAATAAAATTAAAGGATTTGACCTCCCACTCATTTAACGCTACAGCAGCGGGGGTCAGACTCCTTTGATAAATGCTTTTAGTAAGAATAGTTCATCTTCATTTGGTTTTCTGTTGTAGTGGTTTACGAATTTTTGGATTGCCTGTTGTTCTGTGTCGTTACTTTCCACTAAATCCCCTATCGCTTTTACTACATTTAGATAATAGTCGGCCAATTGCTGTTTCGTTTCAGGATTTATATGTGATGAGACATAGTAATCGACATCATAGCTTAATATTTTGTCTATTAGGGGATATATATTTTCTTTTGAATATTTAAATGATCGTTCATAAATATCAACCCATAAGCAGTCCGAGATAACAAGCACTCTCTCTTCAGGTACATGGATCACGATAGAATCGGGTGCATGGTCTCCACCTACATGTTCCAATATACAAGTCACTCCACCTAGGTCAATAGTTAATTCACCTGAAAACGTCATATCTGGAAGCTGTATTGTTAATTGTTTTCTTTCATCCTCTGTCATCGCTCTTAATAGGTAATCCTGACAAAATTCACTTTCTATCCCTGCTTGAACACGCTCTATAATTGATTTGTCGTCCCATTCAAATCGGCTCATTTCCTCAATCTTTTCTTTCGTCATTTCGTGTGAGATTGTAGGGAGATTCATTGTCTCAATTCCAAAAACATGATCCCAATGCCAATGTGTAATAGCTAAATAGCTTGGATTTGGAACATTTAGTTGCCGGACTTCCTCTAAAAATTTTTCCGCATGTTTTGGTGAATTTCCAGCATCTATGACAAGGCTTTTTTCTTTACCTACGACAAGTAATAAAATCGGCTGATCTGTTTCTTGATTAAAATCCATATAATATATATTTTTTGTAAGAGTATGTAACATCATTAATTCCTCCTATAATAATGACTCATGGTTTATATACTAACAGAAAGCAACTTAAAAAATAACTTATCAAAAATTGCATACTGAACTGAATATTAACTTAGATTTATATAGTTTGTATGCTTTAAAAAATGTCCTAAGTGAATGGATCACATAAATTGTATTAGATTTAATAAATTATTCCTTATTTTGATAATAACTAATCATATTTAACCGTTTAGGTAAACTATAAATGACCATTTCAAAACACCTTTGGTATTTATAATACAATCAGAGTAGTTATCTGAAGCGCCTGATAAAAGGATAAACAGAGTAACTTGCTGTCACTAGTTTTTTTGCATAGAAGGCTACTACTAGTAAAGGATTTTGTTTACATTTACATACAATCCTAAATCGTTAAAAAATAGAGTCGCCTAAGCGACTCTATCTAGAGATAAATATTACTATAAATTTTACTTTTATAAAATTCAGGTTTAGTAAGTGATACTAAAATACATAATATATTCGTATACGATGTAATCTACTCTGTTATCGTATTCAAATTTATAGTAATCCTGTCCTTCACCATTAGCTCTATTCTCAAACCACGTTACGAAATCATTTATTTGATTAATAGATAAATCGTAACTAAATATAGCGCCATCTTCCATAGTAATAACAAGGTTTGCTATTGTCGCCTCTGGGTCAGCAACAATAACTTCTGAATACTCACTCTCTCCATGCTCATTCACTGCCGTTACTACATAATAGTACGTTGTGTTGTTTGCTATGTCTATATCAATGTAGCTTGTTTCATTGACATTTTGAGCAACTGAGATGTATGGGCCATCGACCGTTGTGGAGCGGTAAACGTTATATGTCGTTGCATTCGTTACTTCTCCCCACGATACGGTAACTTGTCCTTCCTCATTTACGATCGTTATATCTGTTGGTGCTGATGGAACTAGCACTCCAGGTGTTCCAGATATCTCTTCAGAGTACCCACTTTCTCCTTGCTCATTCACTGCCGTTACTACGTAGTAGTACGTTGTGTTGTTCGTGATGTCTACATCGATATAGTTTGTTGCAGTCACGTTTTGAGCAACTGAGATGTATGGACCATCGACCGTTGTGGAGCGGTAAACGTTATATGTCGTTGCGTTCGTCACTTCTCCCCACGATACAGTAACTTCCCCGTCTCCATTCAATATACTGATACCTACTGGTGCTGATGGGATTAGCACCCCAGGTGTTCCAGATACCTCTTCAGAATATCCACTCTC from Bacillus sp. SM2101 encodes the following:
- a CDS encoding MBL fold metallo-hydrolase, which encodes MLHTLTKNIYYMDFNQETDQPILLLVVGKEKSLVIDAGNSPKHAEKFLEEVRQLNVPNPSYLAITHWHWDHVFGIETMNLPTISHEMTKEKIEEMSRFEWDDKSIIERVQAGIESEFCQDYLLRAMTEDERKQLTIQLPDMTFSGELTIDLGGVTCILEHVGGDHAPDSIVIHVPEERVLVISDCLWVDIYERSFKYSKENIYPLIDKILSYDVDYYVSSHINPETKQQLADYYLNVVKAIGDLVESNDTEQQAIQKFVNHYNRKPNEDELFLLKAFIKGV
- a CDS encoding nucleoside recognition domain-containing protein, with the protein product MDQLFAQGSVSSSDDRTRDQIVSKIYETSNAITSDVLTFDQQDRFQRSEKIDKILTSPIWGFPIMLAILGLIFYLTIAGANVPSSMLATFFGTIEGYITAAFNAVNAPDWLHGVLVLGLYRGTSWVISVMLPPMAIFFPVFALLENYGYLPRVAFNMDRLFKRAGAHGKQSLTMAMGFGCNAAAIMSTRIIESPRERMLAILTNNFVPCNGRWPTIILMASLFMAASYTGGTATLVTAATVMGIVLFGIVVTLSVSWVLSKTALKGVPTHYTLELPPYRKPQFWNTIVRATLDKSVFVLKRAIIIAAPAGVLTWVFANIYIGDTSILMYVVNFLDPFAQLLGLDGFILMAFILGLPANEIVLPILLMGYLSTGAMLEVEDLNSLKNIFIDNGWTWLTALNVMLFSLLHYPCGTTLVNIYKETKSAKWTFLSFLIPTLIAVGVTFIIAQVVRGLGLV
- a CDS encoding metalloregulator ArsR/SmtB family transcription factor → MTDKKNHIDIKTAYEELDEETLFIVSQTFKALSDPTRIRILHLLSAQECSVNEIADKLGLLQSTVSHQLRFLKNLRLVKYRRAGTTLFYSQDDEHVMDILEQTINHALHH
- a CDS encoding heavy metal translocating P-type ATPase, encoding MKEYKIEGLSCANCAADMEKQIKGLDHGESAALLYNSSKLKVDESIDLNKVKKILASDGAALITTQDHDHSHAHSHNTNKIKVYLGISTTLFLLTILFESSIPTLLAVSLYLVAIVISGYQTFLKGAKNLARFKFNIDTLMTIALIGAISIGEWKEATIVAILFGLNEYLEGLGMEKARKSMEKLLQVAPKDAILIKNGVEQVVPISNLTEGDIVLVKSGAKIPSDGVVIDGKSSVNEAAITGESLPVEKEASTNVFGGSINNEGVLKVKILKAYEDSSLAQILHLVQEAQETKTPTEQFINKFAKYYTPIIMIISLLVMLVPPLLFGDAWGPWLYQGLAVLIVGCPCALILSSPIAIVSGITRNARNGILVKGGVFLEQLGKIESIAFDKTGTLTKGQPHVETIIEYDNNLLNIAGAVESKSSHPLAKAIMKKVAEKEIAYGEADDIETATGRGVIAKISDKTYFVGNEKSMPHIHFDEKIQLDIDRLKSEGLTLVIVADQQHVLGIFGISDEIREESKHVMKELHKKGIKHTIMLTGDHGKTAEKVAGIVGVTDFYANLLPEEKVDKIRNIHDHGKVAMIGDGINDAPALAIADLGIAMGKGTDSAIETADIVLMQDHLGKLPSAVSIAKKVNRTIKLNITLALGLKVIALLLTIPGWLTLWIAILADMGATILVTLISLTIMLEK